The nucleotide sequence TTTTCCAACACACTACAAATTAGCCTGCAAACAAGTTCAATTCATCCGGGGCTGACAGAGACAAATTTCAACAGAGATGCAGAAGACCAACCAGCGAACAAAATCAGATTTACGACAGGCTGACAGAGACAAGTTTCATTTCCAACAAACACATGCGAACAACTTTGTTCCACGATTCAGTTCGAACTACACACGAAATAGCGAACTAGACAAGTCGGGGTTCCATCAAGCTTTTGGAATCTGCAGGCGGCGACAGAGAACCTAGCCGCCGAATCCGTAGAGGGTGCGGCCCTGGCGCTTGAGCGCGTAGACGACGTCCATGGCGGTGACGGTCTTGCGGCGGGCGTGTTCGGTGTAGGTGACGGCGTCGCGGATGAcgttctcgaggaagatcttgagcacgccgcgggtctcctcgtagatgagcccCGAGATGCGCTTCACGCCGCCCCTCCGCGCCAGCCGCCGgatcgccggcttggtgatgccctGGATGTTGTCGCGCAGGACCTTCCGGTGGCGCTTGGCGCCGCCCTTGCCGAGCCCCTTGCCTCCCTTGCCGCGGCCGGACATGGCTGACGATCCTCTTCGAGCTGCGAGCAGATGTGGAATCGGAGGAACAGTGGTGACTGCTGGTGCTGTGATTTGCGGACAGGGGCGAAGGGCGTTTTAAAGGGGACGAGAGGTTGGAGGAGGCGTGTGCCTGCCGTTGGATGCGGATGGAGTGGACAGTCTAGATGGCGATCCGCGGGAGCGAtgccgcggatcggtgacgtggccgAAAGCTTGGACCGATGGATTGGCGCGCTGGGTCAGAGCTGTGGCGGCAGCTCGAAATTTTGGGCCATTTCCATAAACATGCCCCATTTTCATGTAATTAAAATGTAGAGTAATTTTGTGTTCAAAAAAATGCAGAGTAATTCGCTACTCAGGCACTCAAATGTTGAAATATATTAAAAGAATGAATTTGTAAGACATTTTAAACATCAAACGAGGACATTCTTGTTGAGAACCTGAAGTCAACCTATAACAAGTTAACAAAAAAAAAGATAGTAATATGATTTAGTTCAGAAGTGTTACTATCAATACAAATTGTATAATTGTAAAATACAAAAATGGGGAGTACCAACCAATTTCAAGTTAGAGTTGCTATGCCAATAATTTCAATCAGCGGACATTGTAAAGTACTGAGCACAAGGATGCATTCAGTTAAGCATCCTACAAATCATTTTTTTCTACTATATTTGAATGTAGTGTCTTTCCCCTGGGTGGCTAGGGAAAGCCTTCCTCCCTTCAATCTCCGCCGGCGAGCTCGTGGATCCACCTCCCCTCCGCCTGCCGCTCCAGCAGCCGGTGGCGGGGAGGGTATCCCTGGTGCCTCGACTTAGATAGGTAGGGTTTTAGTTCTCGTAAGGGCGGCACTCGGAAGGATGTTTGTGCTTCTTCATTGAGTCCGTCTTCTGGGCTCCGATCCTCCTCAAGTCGTTTGTCGTGACGGATTAGACGGAACTTCGGCGTAGATTCCTGCCAACTCCTCGGAGcggagaggttagggtttctcTTCATATGTACGCATGGCGAGATTGGGTGTCAAGTTCTTCAGCTCGATTCAAGAGTTCAATGgcgatgagtgagggagtcctggattaggaggtatccggacagccggactgtatacatcgtctggactattgaagcgtcaagatacaagactcaagacttcggcccgtgtctggatgggactctcctttgcatggaagacaagcttggcgatccggatattatatttccttccttgtaaccgactccatgtaaaccctagctctccggtgtctatataagccggagaggatggtccttagaaggccgatcacaattatcatcataccatcataggctagctcttagggtataacctctacgatcttgtggtagatctactcttgtactacacatatcttcaatattaatcaagcaggaagtagggttttacctccatcgagaagggccgaacctgggtaacattgtgtcccttgcttcctgttaccatcagcctaagacgcacagatcgggacccctacccgagatccgccggttttgacaccgacattggtgctttcattgagagttcctct is from Triticum aestivum cultivar Chinese Spring chromosome 1B, IWGSC CS RefSeq v2.1, whole genome shotgun sequence and encodes:
- the LOC123097193 gene encoding histone H4, whose protein sequence is MSGRGKGGKGLGKGGAKRHRKVLRDNIQGITKPAIRRLARRGGVKRISGLIYEETRGVLKIFLENVIRDAVTYTEHARRKTVTAMDVVYALKRQGRTLYGFGG